One genomic segment of Bacillota bacterium includes these proteins:
- the murB gene encoding UDP-N-acetylmuramate dehydrogenase — MAADEPLARHTTLRIGGPADFFVEPETETGLRALLSLCREYGVDVHFLGQGSNVLVPDEGVRGVVLTTRRLYRHCTFAGTEVTAGSGCALGRLVQLSLERGLGGLEPLAGIPGTVGGAVFMNAGTPSGSIADRLTWVRLIDLSGEESLLTPAEMGFAYRTSRLQREPGRLVAEVGLHLEPAPQASTELLRAAAARRRKTQPLEYPNAGSIFRNPPGDYAGRLIEAVGAKGLSVGGAQISPLHANFIVNTGGATAADVLELMRIARGLVRQRFGLTLVPEIRLFGAPPGAVERRLDEGGGESGGALPD, encoded by the coding sequence GTGGCGGCCGACGAGCCGCTGGCGCGTCACACGACGCTGCGGATCGGCGGTCCCGCCGATTTCTTTGTGGAGCCGGAGACGGAGACGGGGTTGCGCGCTCTTCTCTCTTTATGCAGGGAGTACGGCGTCGATGTGCACTTCCTGGGGCAGGGGTCGAACGTCCTGGTCCCCGACGAGGGTGTCCGGGGCGTGGTGCTTACCACGCGCCGTCTCTACCGCCACTGCACCTTCGCCGGCACGGAGGTGACCGCCGGCTCGGGCTGCGCCCTGGGGCGCCTGGTCCAGCTCTCGCTGGAGCGCGGGCTGGGCGGCCTCGAGCCGCTGGCGGGAATTCCGGGCACGGTAGGCGGCGCCGTCTTCATGAACGCCGGCACCCCCTCGGGAAGCATCGCCGACCGGCTGACCTGGGTCCGCCTCATCGACCTCTCGGGCGAAGAGAGCCTGCTCACGCCCGCGGAGATGGGCTTCGCCTACCGGACGTCGCGCCTCCAGCGGGAGCCTGGCCGCCTGGTGGCCGAGGTGGGGCTGCACCTGGAGCCGGCGCCGCAGGCGAGTACGGAGCTCCTGCGCGCGGCGGCGGCGCGGCGGAGGAAGACGCAGCCGCTGGAGTATCCCAACGCGGGAAGCATCTTCCGCAACCCGCCCGGCGACTACGCCGGGCGCCTCATCGAGGCGGTGGGGGCCAAGGGGCTCTCGGTGGGCGGGGCGCAGATCTCCCCCCTGCACGCCAACTTCATCGTCAACACGGGCGGGGCGACGGCGGCCGACGTCCTGGAGCTGATGCGCATCGCGCGGGGGCTGGTGCGCCAGCGCTTCGGCCTCACCCTCGTCCCGGAGATCCGGCTCTTCGGCGCGCCGCCTGGTGCGGTGGAGCGGCGCCTGGACGAGGGTGGAGGTGAGAGCGGTGGCGCGCTTCCGGATTGA
- the murC gene encoding UDP-N-acetylmuramate--L-alanine ligase: MEAGSRAGAGWHLVGAGGSGMNGLALLLAARGERVSGCDLRDSPALEELAAAGLPVEARHRPEHAARAGRLVVSRAVRPDHPEVEEALRRGRSVEYRGERLAALFNPSRRGIAVAGSHGKSTTAGWIGWALLRAGLEPAVYVGARLGGLGRAALPGRGDYFVAESDESDGSFQLLHPWLAVVTNVDDDHLERYGGMGPMADAFRRFVDGVRPGGAALLAADDPLLARFRSPVRIVTYGLGAGELRAVDLRSTPRGEAFRLRWHGRDMGVWRIRLHGLHNVANALAVIGVLALVGLEPERIRRLVAGYPGVERRLQPLGTAAGRRLYDDYGHHPAEVAAVLRAARKLAGRGRLLVVFQPHRYSRTLRLAEAFGPALALADRVWVMPVYAAGEEPLEGADAGRVAEAVRAAGGRAELVAGAEEAARAAAAGSRTGDLILTLGAGDVYTVAAELRRRLIGEKAVGSGGTLRGRDP; this comes from the coding sequence ATGGAAGCAGGCAGCCGCGCCGGCGCGGGCTGGCACCTGGTCGGGGCCGGGGGGAGCGGGATGAACGGGCTGGCGCTCCTGCTGGCCGCCCGCGGCGAGCGCGTGAGCGGCTGCGACCTGCGCGACTCGCCGGCCCTGGAGGAGCTGGCGGCCGCGGGCCTGCCCGTGGAGGCGCGCCACCGGCCGGAGCACGCCGCCCGGGCCGGGCGCCTCGTGGTCTCCCGCGCCGTCCGTCCCGACCACCCGGAGGTGGAGGAAGCGCTCCGCCGCGGACGGAGCGTGGAGTATCGCGGCGAGCGGCTGGCTGCGCTCTTCAACCCCAGCCGCCGCGGCATCGCCGTGGCCGGCAGCCACGGCAAGTCGACGACGGCGGGCTGGATCGGCTGGGCGCTCCTCCGGGCCGGCCTGGAGCCGGCGGTCTACGTGGGCGCGCGCCTCGGCGGGCTGGGCCGGGCGGCCCTGCCCGGCCGTGGCGACTACTTCGTGGCCGAGAGCGACGAGTCGGACGGCAGCTTCCAGCTCCTCCACCCCTGGCTGGCCGTGGTCACCAACGTGGACGACGACCACCTGGAGCGCTACGGCGGCATGGGCCCCATGGCCGACGCCTTCCGCCGCTTCGTCGACGGCGTCCGCCCCGGCGGCGCGGCCCTGCTCGCGGCCGACGACCCGCTTCTGGCCCGCTTCCGCTCCCCGGTCCGCATCGTCACCTACGGCCTCGGCGCCGGCGAGCTGCGCGCCGTCGACCTGCGTTCCACGCCCCGCGGCGAGGCCTTTCGCCTGCGCTGGCACGGCCGAGACATGGGGGTGTGGCGGATCCGCCTCCACGGCCTGCACAACGTGGCGAACGCGCTGGCGGTCATCGGCGTCCTCGCCCTGGTCGGCCTGGAACCGGAGCGGATCCGGCGCCTGGTGGCCGGCTACCCCGGGGTGGAGCGCCGCCTCCAGCCGCTGGGCACGGCGGCCGGCCGCCGCCTCTACGACGACTACGGCCACCACCCGGCGGAGGTGGCGGCCGTCCTGCGCGCGGCGAGGAAGCTGGCCGGGCGAGGCCGCCTTCTCGTCGTCTTCCAGCCCCACCGCTACAGCCGCACCCTCCGCCTGGCGGAAGCCTTCGGCCCCGCGCTGGCGCTGGCCGACCGCGTCTGGGTGATGCCGGTCTACGCGGCCGGCGAGGAGCCGCTGGAGGGCGCCGACGCGGGGCGCGTGGCGGAGGCGGTACGCGCGGCCGGCGGGCGGGCGGAGCTGGTGGCCGGGGCGGAGGAGGCGGCGCGGGCGGCCGCCGCCGGCAGCCGCACGGGAGACCTCATCCTCACCCTGGGAGCGGGCGACGTGTATACTGTCGCAGCGGAACTCCGGCGGCGGCTGATCGGGGAGAAGGCGGTTGGGAGCGGCGGAACCCTTCGCGGAAGAGATCCGTAG